The following proteins are encoded in a genomic region of Takifugu flavidus isolate HTHZ2018 chromosome 3, ASM371156v2, whole genome shotgun sequence:
- the LOC130522177 gene encoding guanine nucleotide exchange factor DBS-like isoform X7: MKVVMLSSVTELHAYIDPGQLTTELGGTQEYHHDSWISHRTAIEAFALMVKTTAQTLQAFGTELAETELPNDAEATTNLLQAHTLKKEKMKEDLQVALSQGGRLLDCIKEPLRTDPEYNMTHDDVENLATVQRLLGQLDETETAFDDFWERHCTKLEQCLQLRHFELQFREVRAQLDVISERLSGFSEVSVSPAHADHVLRELSSHEGKACDVLDRALSLAGKGDRLIEDSHYAEDSIRPKCSELRAVCEEISSTLRSKKSLLLRAMELHHALEKALHWCEEGIYLLASQPVDRCQSQDGAEAALQELERYLDTAPLHTLADRSTFCCQYEATLTAQLLDQIERVFQKQGSVQEMFEKRRISLKKLAAKQTRPVQPVAPRPEVKSPLSSPNLQRKERRYSADSAISKKLDSPIHNGGTRHASLSEEEENLAVLRRHVMNELLETERAYVEELLCVLEGYAAEMDNPAMAHLIPSSLQNKKDILFGNMSEIYQFHKRTFLKELEAYTDCPELVGRCFLERMKDLQIYEGYCQNKPRSESLWRQCSDCAFFQECQKKLEHKLGLDSYLLKPVQRITKYQLLLKELLKYSKGCDGCDDLQEALTSILGILKAVNDSMHLIAITGYEGNLSELGRLLMQGSFSVWTEHKKGHAKVKDLARFKPMQRHLFLHEKALLFCKRREENGEGYEKAPSYSFKHSLSMSAVGITENAKGDNKKFEIWCNSRDEVFIVQAPTTEIKSAWVNEIRKVLTQQLQACRDASQQKNSDPVSPSPTSNNTSGTLSPFRSNAQKNQKKQEEKKFESSTISEVSCLSSPKHKDEPVTSPPIDRSSVAKKRFTLQGFSNLKSPKGSALSPEHSSKRHLVKSDPTPFGFKGWNKPSLSVDALEENNGYSSSEDPMNSDTEDEAGKKLAPGKYTVMADYEKAGPQELSVKSGDVVQLIREGEDGQWFVKNLRCSKEGWVPAANLLSLISESKSSQSLSSSDGSVSGNVSTSSSCSETYTSYSDIKP, encoded by the exons ATGAAG GTGGTAATGCTGAGTTCAGTGACTGAGCTCCATGCCTACATTGATCCTGGACAACTGACAACAGAGCTGGGAGGAACGCAGGAGTACCACCATGACAGCTGGATCTCACACCGCACT GCAATCGAGGCATTCGCCCTGATGGTGAAGACGACAGCGCAGACCCTGCAGGCATTTGGCACCGAGCTTGCAGAGACAGAATTACCCAATGATGCTGAGGCCACCACCAACCTattacaagcacacacactgaagaaagagaaaatgaag GAGGATCTGCAGGTGGCGCTGTCTCAAGGTGGCCGTCTGTTGGACTGCATCAAAGAGCCCCTTCGCACCGACCCTGAATACAACATGACTCATGATGACGTGGAAAACTTGGCTACTGTGCAGAG ACTACTGGGTCAGCTGGATGAGACGGAGACGGCATTTGACGATTTCTGGGAGCGCCATTGTACTAAGCTGGAGCAATGCTTGCAGCTTCGCCATTTTGAACTTCAGTTTCGAGAG GTACGGGCCCAACTGGACGTGATATCGGAACGCTTGTCTGGTTTCTCTGAGGTTAGCGTGAGCCCGGCCCATGCCGACCATGTCCTGCGAGAACTCTCTAGCCATGAGGGCAAGGCCTGT GACGTGCTGGACCGTGCACTCTCACTGGCAGGGAAAGGCGACAGGCTCATAGAAGATTCCCACTATGCCGAGGATTCTATCAGGCCCAAATGCAGTGAGCTGAGAGCGGTGTGTGAGGAGATCAGCTCCACTTTGAGGAGTAAGAAGAGCCTCCTGCTTCGGGCTATGGAGCTCCATCATGCACTGGAGAAG GCTTTGCATTGGTGCGAGGAAGGAATTTACCTGCTGGCCAGCCAGCCAGTGGACCGCTGTCAGTCTCAGGATGGAGCTGAAGCAGCCCTGCAAGAACTGGAGAGATATCTAGACACGGCACCACTGCACACGCTTGCGGACCGCAGCACTTTTTGCTGCCAGTACGAGGCCACGCTCACTGCTCAGCTCCTG gaccAGATAGAGCGAGTTTTCCAGAAGCAAGGCTCAGTGCAGGAAATGTTCGAGAAGAGACGCATCAGTCTGAAGAAACTGGCAGCCAAacagaccagaccagtccagCCAGTGGCCCCAAGACCAGAAGTGAAATCTCCACTGTCCTCTCCCA ATctacagagaaaagagagaagatacTCTGCAGATAGTGCAATCTCCAAAAAG CTGGATTCCCCTATCCACAATGGCGGCACCCGACATGCTTCTCTCTCCGAAGAAGAGGAAAACCTGGCAGTACTTCGGCG CCACGTTATGAATGAGCTGCTGGAGACGGAGCGGGCGTATGTagaggagctgctgtgtgttctgGAG GGCTATGCGGCAGAGATGGACAACCCTGCCATGGCTCACCTCATTCCCAGCAGCCTACAAAACAAGAAGGACATTCTGTTTGGCAATATGTCTGAAATCTACCAGTTTCATAAAAG GACGTTTCTAAAGGAACTGGAAGCTTACACTGACTGCCCAGAACTGGTGGGCCGCTGCTTTTTAGAGAGG ATGAAGGACCTGCAGATCTATGAGGGTTACTGCCAGAACAAACCTCGCTCCGAGAGCCTGTGGAGACAGTGCTCTGACTGTGCCTTCTTCCAG GAATGCCAGAAGAAACTGGAACATAAACTTGGTTTGGACTCCTACCTCCTTAAACCTGTCCAGAGAATCACCAAATACCAGCTTCTGCTTAAG gagTTGTTGAAGTACAGTAAGGGCTGTGATGGCTGTGATGACCTACAGGAAGCTCTCACCTCCATCTTGGGGATCTTGAAAGCCGTTAATGACTCAATGCACCTCATCGCCATCACAGGATATGAG GGTAACCTGTCAGAGCTGGGCCGCCTGTTGATGCAGGGCTCTTTCAGCGTGTGGACAGAGCATAAAAAAGGCCATGCAAAGGTGAAGGACCTCGCCCGATTCAAGCCCATGCAGAGGCACTTATTCCTGCACGAGAAGGCCCTGCTCTTCTGCAAGCGGAGGGAGGAGAACGGCGAAGGTTACGAGAAAGCTCCGTCCTACAGCTTCAAACACTCCCTCAGT ATGAGTGCGGTGGGCATCACAGAGAACGCTAAAGGAGACAATAAGAAATTTGAAATTTGGTGCAATTCAAGAGATGAAGTTTTTATAGTGCAG GCTCCGACAACAGAGATTAAATCAGCCTGGGTGAACGAAATCCGCAAAGTTCTGACCCAGCAGCTTCAAGCCTGCAGAG ATGCTAGTCAGCAGAAGAACTCTGACCCGGTTTCTCCGAGTCCCACCAGCAACAACACCTCAGGCACCCTCAG CCCTTTTCGTAGCAACGCTCAGAAAAAccagaagaagcaggaggagaaaaagttTGAGTCCAGCACCATCTCTGAGGTCAGCTGCTTGTCTTCACCCAAACACAAAG ATGAACCAGTGACCAGTCCGCCCATTGACAGGTCTTCAGTGGCTAAAAAGCGTTTTACTTTGCAGGGCTTCAGCAATCTCAAGAGTCCTAAAG GCTCAGCCCTGAGCCCTGAGCATAGTTCCAAACGTCACTTGGTCAAGAGTGACCCCACACCATTTGGGTTTAAAG GCTGGAACAAGCCATCTTTGTCTGTGGATGCTTTAGAAGAGAATAACGGGTACTCCAGCAGCGAGGACCCCATGAACTCTGATACAGAGGATGAAGCAGGGAAGAAGCTG GCTCCAGGGAAGTACACGGTGATGGCAGACTACGAGAAGGCAGGACCTCAGGAGCTGTCGGTCAAGAGCGGAGACGTGGTCCAGCTGATTAGAGAAGGAGAGGACGGACAGTG GTTTGTGAAGAACCTTCGCTGCAGCAAGGAGGGCTGGGTACCTGCAGCAAACCTCCTCAGCCTCATCTCGGAGTCCAAATCTTCCCAATCACTCAGCAGCTCAG atgGCAGCGTCTCTGGGAACGTCAGtacttcctccagctgcagtgAGACATACACCAGCTACTCTGATATCAAACCCTGA
- the cab39l gene encoding calcium-binding protein 39-like encodes MPLFGKSHKSPADIVRTLKENLAILVKHDKKTDKASEEVSKCLVSMKEILYGSNDKEPHTETVAQLAQELYNSGLLITLVENLQLIDFEGKKDVCQIFNNILRRQIGTRSPTVEYFCSHQEVLFILLKGYETPQVALNCGIMLRECIRHEPLAKIVLQSDHFPNFFNYVEMSTFDIASDAFATFKDLLTRHKVLVAEHLEQNYDAVFADYEKLLNSENYVTKRQSLKLLGELLLDRHNFTVMTRYISKPENLKLMMNLLRDKSPNIQFEAFHVFKVFVANPNKTQPIVDILLKNQTKLIDFLNNFQKDRTDDEQFNDEKTYLIKQIRDLKKPAS; translated from the exons ATGCCACTATTTGGTAAATCCCACAAGAGTCCGGCCGACATTGTTAGGACCTTGAAAGAAAATCTGGCCATCCTGGTCAAACATgacaagaagacagacaag GCATCTGAGGAGGTGTCAAAGTGTTTGGTGTCCATGAAGGAGATTCTGTATGGCAGCAACGATAAGGAGCCTCACACGGAGACGGTGGCCCAGCTGGCCCAGGAGCTGTACAACAGTGGGCTCCTGATCACTCTGGTGGAAAACCTGCAGCTTATAGATTTTGAG GGGAAGAAGGACGTGTGTCAGATCTTTAACAACATCCTGAGAAGGCAGATCGGGACAAGGAGCCCCACTGTTGAATATTTCTGTTCTCACCAAGAAGTCCTCTTTATACTACTGAAAGG GTACGAGACTCCCCAGGTAGCGCTGAACTGCGGCATCATGCTGAGGGAGTGCATCCGCCACGAGCCGCTCGCCAAGATAGTCCTCCAGTCCGATCATTTCCCAAATTTCTTCAACTACGTGGAGATGTCCACTTTTGACATTGCCTCTGACGCCTTCGCCACCTTCAAG GATCTTCTGACAAGACACAAAGTGCTGGTAGctgaacatctggagcagaacTATGATGCG gtgtttgcagacTACGAGAAGCTTCTGAATTCTGAAAACTACGTAACCAAGAGGCAGTCTCTAAAG CTTCTTGGGGAGCTGCTGTTGGACAGACACAACTTCACAGTGATGACACGCTACATCAGCAAGCCCGAGAATCTGAAGCTCATGATGAATCTCCTACGAGACAAGAGTCCCAACATCCAGTTTGAGGCCTTCCATGTCTTCAAG GTGTTTGTAGCAAACCCCAACAAAACACAGCCCATCGTCGACATCCTGCTAAAGAACCAGACTAAACTAATCGACTTCTTAAACAACTTCCAGAAGGATCGCACAGATGATGAGCAGTTTAACGATGAGAAGACCTATTTAATCAAACAGATCAGGGATCTGAAGA